From Halorussus lipolyticus:
ACGCCGAGACCACCCATCCCGCCGAGGCCGACGACGGTCCGGGCGATTGGCCCGCGGTCGGCCGCGAGGACGACGACGAGGGATTCGACGCCGGCCCGGCCGGGGGCGGGAGTTCGGACGTGGAGTTCGGCGGCGGTCTCAATCCCGAGTCGGCCCCGGAGGTCGAGGACGACGAGTCCGAGGAGGTCGAATTCGTCAACGCCGACGGCGACAAACTGGGGACCCGCGACTCCGGCGCGAGCGAGGCCGACTTCTCGTCGGGCATCTCGGCGGGGTCCGACGCGCCGAACCTCTCGGGTCCCGCCGCCGACCCCGACGTGGACGCCGAGTTCGTCTGCCCCGAGTGCGACTATCGGGAACCGGTCTCGGGGTCGTCGCTCCGCGCCGGCGACATCTGTCCCGACTGCAGTCGCGGTTACATCGCCCAAGAGTGACACCTTGATTCGAGACCAGAGCGTCGGATTCAAGAGGGAGAACGACGCGAAAAGGGTTTACACCACCCTGTCCAATGGGAGATTACCATGAAGGAGTACAAGATGCGACGCGGCGAACATCTCGAGGACCGCGTCCCCGACATGAAGGCGAAAGTCGAGGAGTTCTTCGGCGAAGTCACGGGGACCGAGGAACACAACGGTCACGAACTCTACGTGGTCGACAATCCCGACAACCCCGTCTTCGAGAAGATTCTCGCGGGTGCCGCCGAGTACAGCGGCAAGAAGGACAAACTCGCCGTCCACTTCGAGGAGCGCGAGGCCGAGGAAGTCATCGCCGAGGGCCACGCCGACGCCGCCGCCGACGCCGTGGACAAGAAAAACACCTTCCTGCTGGAGGCCACCGGCCGCGACGCCAAGGCCCGCAGAGACTCGATGAAGCGACAGGTCGAGGACGACGCCGAGACTCCTGACGGCGTCTCGTAGTCACCGCGGTCACTCCGACTTCTTTCTTCTCGGACCCACTCGGGAGCGACAGCGTTGGCTGGTCGGTGTCGAGTAACTCCGGAATCCGACCGATTCAGAAGTGGTCGCTGTTGGGCGACCCCTCGCCCCGGCCGCCGCGTCCGCCCTCGTTTCTGTCGATGCCCATGACGCTCTCGGGTTGGTCGATGTCCCACTGGCCGGTGCCGTCGTCGGCGACTCGGACCGTCACGTCCTTGACCTCCTCGAAGTCCTTGGCGAGGTCGAGTTTGATGTTCTGGGCGGTCCGGGGGCTGATAGCACACCCCGAACACGCGCCCCCGAGTTCGACGACGACCTCGCCGGTCTCGGGGTCGGCCTTCTGGACGGCGCTCTCGCCGCCGTGCATGCTGATGATGGGCATCTGCCCGGTCAGCCACCGCTCGACGCGGGCCTTCAGCGAGTCGTCGTCTTCGGTCATGGGTTGAGTGTAGGGTCTCGCGGGGTGGTAGGACTTTGGGTTTACTGGCGGTACTTCTGCCACGCGCCCGCCCCGACGAGCGCGGCGATGCCTGCCGGGAGACCGAATCCGGGTGCGCTCCCCGCCGACGAGTCGGCGTTGGCGGTCGTCTCGCCAGCGAGGGCGGCCTCCTCGGTGGTCGGAGTCGGCGTCTCGGCGGGGGTTTCGGTCGCCGAGTTCCCCGACCGGTTCTCGCCGGTCGCGGTCAGTGACGGCGGGTCCTTCTGGGGCTTGTTCCGGGCGTCCTCTATCGGGAAGGTGTAGAGGCCGCCCTTCCCGTTCGACCGCTGACCGTAGCTACTGGCGACGAAGAACCGCTCGGTCGCGCGCTTGGCGGTCCAGAAGGAGGCCTCGTCGGGCATGCGCCACCACGCCAGTTGGGTGGGGTTCGCGGGATTCGAGATGTCGTGAATCTTCACCCCGCCCTGATACCACGACGAGAACAGTCGGTCGCCCACGATGTCGAAGTTGTGCGAGGTGGTCCACGTCCCGTCGATAGAGGAGTCGGACGTGGCCGGGGCGTCGATGGTCGAGAGCTTTCGGGGGTTCGAGAGGTCCGAGGTGTCCCAGAGTTGGAGGCTTCCGGGGCCGCCCTCTCCGCCGGCGGCCCACGCCTCCTTGTTGATGCCGAGCAGACTCCCGTCGTCGTTGGCCATCGCGTAGTGGGCGTTGCCGGGGAGGCTGATGACCTGCGCGTGGGCCTCGTCGTCGGGAATCGCCCGGAGTTCTTCGAGGGGTCGCCCGCCGATTCGCGTCCGGAACTGCGGGTCGGTGGGGTCGCTCACGTCCACGATGTAGGTCCCGGCGTCCCAGTGAGAGAGGTACGCCAATCCGTCTTGGACCCACACGTCGTGGAGCGTCCAGAGGCCCGAGGCCACCTCGCTCCACGTCTCGTCGCGGGAGGTTAGCGACCAGCGCCCGATTTCGTTCGGATTCCCGTCGCTCACGTCCACCATCACCAGCGCGTTGGTCTCCGCGCCGTTCCCGGTCAGGTAGACCACCCCGTCCCGGAGAAAGCAGTTGTGAATCGGGAAGTCGGTCTCGTGGAAGGCCATCCGGGAGGGATTCTCGGGGTCGCTCACGTCGTACAGGACGAACCCCTGCAACACCTCGCCCTGAATCGGGTTTGCCGGTCCGGCGACGACCAGTCGGTCGTCATCGACTTTGAGGTCCTGAACCAGTCTCAGCGGTCCGGTCTCGCGCTCGGAAATGAGATTGCGCTCCTCGAAGACGAGTCGGGGGTCGCTGGGAATCTGCACGTCCACGACTCCGAACCCGTCCGTCGTGGCGACGTAGGCGAAATCGCCGCTCGGGTCCGGAACCGTCTCCTTGGCGTTCTTGACGGGGATACTCCCGAGCGGACTGTACGGTCCGGGATGGGCAGTCCCGACTCCAGCAGTTGTGCCGACTGCGCCGAGTGCGACCGACCCGGCGACCCCCCGAAGAAACGCACGCCGTTGCATGGAGGTAACGTAGGCCCGAAGCAGGATAAAAGGGAGGGCAGAGGCGAACACGACGAGTGCGGCGAGTCAGACCACCGAACTCGTTCGGTCGCCCGTGCCGCCGGTCAGGGCGCTGGCGATGGCCCCCTTCAGCACCACGTCGTCGCCGAGGTTCGTGAGTTGCACGTCGGGGACGTTGTTGAACACCATGTCGCCGACGCGCTCCCGGATGGGGTCCACCACGAGGTCCTCGTTGTTCAGCGCGACTGCGCCGCCGACGTAGACCACCAGCGGGGCGTAGGCCTGCACGATGTTGCTGACCCCGAGGGCGTTCCAGTGGGCGAGTTGGTCGATTACGTGGTCGGCGAAGTCGTCGTCGCCCGCCGACTCGAACACGTCGATGGCGGAGAACTCGGGGTCGTCGAGCGGGAGGTCGGTGTCGAGGCTCCGGGCGTCCTCGGCCAGCAGTTTCGCGTACTCGGGGATGTTGTTGCCCGAGCAGTAGGCCTCCCAGTGGCCGTCTCGGCCGCACCCGCAGGTCCGGCGTCCTCGGGGGTCCACGACCATGTGGCCGACTTCGCCCGCGTTGCCGTCCCACCCGGAGAGGACCTGTCCGTCAACGCAGACCCCGGCACCGATGCCGGACGAGATGGTCAGGTACACCATGTCGTCGGGGTTGCGGTCGCTGTAGAATCGCTCGCCGATGACGCCCGCGATGGTGTCGTTGTGGAGGTACACTTGGTCGCTGTCGATGAGTTCGCCGACGGGACCGGTCAGCGGAATCCGGTCGATGGTGTCGGGGAGGTTGGCCGGACCGTCTATCGCGCCGTCGGCCAAGTCAAGCGGACCGATGGACCCGATGCCGGCAGACCGGACGCGAGCGGGGTCGATGTCGGCACCCTCGCAGGCCTCGCGGATGCACTCTAGCACGGCCTCGGTCACCGCGATGCCGGTGGGGCCGTTGGGCGTGTTGGCCCGGTGTACGCTCACCACGTCCCCCTCGTCGTCGGCGACTGCCGCCCTGACGTTCGTCGCGCCGAGGTCAACGCCCACGTAGTACGCCATTCACCCCGGTAGGACGGTCCGGCGGCACTTAACTACAAGCATTTACTCGGCGACGAGTATGCGATTGCGTAGCGTGATGGGGTTCCCCGTTCGGCCCGGTCGTCCTCGACGCGACTCCCACGAAGATTAACATCCGCGGCGTGCTATCTGGTAGCATGTCTGACTCGGACGACTCCCCCGGCACGGACGCCAATGGCTCTCCCGGCGCGGGCCTCTCGGACGAGGAGGTCTCAGCACTCCACGAGGCCGAACTCGGCATCGAGTGGTTGCACCGGGCGCACGGCCACCTCGTGGAGTTCCACCACGCCACGGGCCACGCGATGGACCACCTCGCCGACGCCGAACAGCGCCTGCGAGACGCCGGTCACGACGGTCTCGCCGACCGCTTGCGCGACGACCTCCTCCCGCGAGGAGTCGTCGGCGACACGTGGTCCTACGGCGTGCTGGAGGCGTTTCAGGACGGCCCGCTGGACGACGCGACGACATTCGAGCGAGAGGCCCGCGAGGACCTCGTGGACGGCGAGCGCCACGTCGCCGAGCGCCGACAGGAGCGCGAGTGGAAGGGTCGGTCGGAGAAGTAGCACTAGCCGGAGACGCAGGCCGGTCCGCCGGCGGCGGACCGGCCGCAACTCGATTCCGCGAACGCTCGACTGACCAGACCACCGACAAACGCTTGATTGACCAATCTACCGGCAAACGCTCGGTGAACCAGCCGACAGTTTGGGTGGATGAAGGGGCCGCCCGGTCGCGCAACGCTTGGTCGTCTCTGTGGGCAACTATTTCTGCGCGGGCGGTGTCTCGCCGAACGGGGAGAGGTCGTTCGAAAGGCGAAGCCTTTCGTGATCACGAAAATCTCCGATTTTCGGACGACGATGGCTCGGAAGACGCGGTTTGTCTTCCGGTGCTGAGAGCGCAGAAATATCCCGCAGAGCGACCGCGACCGGGCGGGGGCTTTCTAAAACAACCTCGTCCCAGTTTCGCTGTTCACATCGACTGAAAACTCGAAACCGCTTTCGTGAAAAACTCGAACCCTGAGGGACATCTAATCTCCTCGAACGAACGTCACGGGACACGGAGCATTCAGCATCACTTCCTGCGCGGTGCTCCCGAACACCGCCTTGCCCGCCGGTGAACGTTTCCGCCCGCCGACCACCACGCGGTCGGCGTCCACCTCCTTGGCCAACTCCACGATGGTCTCGCCGTGGTCGCCGACGCGGCCCCGGACGCTGTACTCGACGCCGGCGTCGTCGAAGCTACGAGTGAGGTGGCGGACCGTGGCGTGGCGCTGGGCCACCTCGTCGGGGTCGATTTCGCCGTCCGGGTCGTAGTCGAGGTTGCTCACCACGCCGTCGAACTCCTCGTCCGTGAAGACGTGGGCCAGCACCACGTGGGCACCGGTCGGTCCCGCCACCTCGCTGACTGCCGCGGCTAGCTCCTCGGTTCGGTCGGCGTCGCCCGGCCCGACCGCGAGCAGAATGGTATCGAGTGCCATACCTGACCGTTCACCCGCTCGATATTAATGGTATGTGGCCGTGACGATTTTCGCTTCCCCCGAAGCTTCTCGATTCGGAGCATCAATATCGCGCACTAAAGAATTGTATGTATTTTCTAAACAATGCTACCTATTTCTCTCGGCGAGGACCGTCTCCCGCCGGAAGCCTCAACGTAGAAATGCGTCGCCCTCGAAGTTCGGCGCATGATTCGACCGGACCTGAGCGACCGCATCGCACTCGTCACCGGGAGCGCCAAGGGCGTCGGCAGAGAGGTCCTCCTCGCGCTCGCCGACCGAGGAGCATCCGTCGCAGTCCACTACCGCTCCAGCGAGGACGCCGCCGACGAGACCGCCGACCGCGCCCTCGACCGGGGCGCACCCGAGGCCACCACCGTACAGGGCGACGTGGCCGACCCAGACGACGTGGACGCGATGTTCGACGCCGTAGAGGACGAGTTAGGCACCGTGGACGTGCTGGTGAACAACGTCGGTCCGTTCGCGCCGAAGCACTGGGAGGACATCCCCTTCGAGGAGTGGAACACCGTCTTGCAGGCCAACGTCAACGGGACCTACCTCTGCTGTAAGCGCGCCCTTCCCGGAATGCGCGAGTCGGCGTGGGGGCGCATCGTCAACATCGGCTACGCCAGCGCGGAGAAGGGCCTGATGTCGCCCAAGAACGCGCCCTACTTCATCGCCAAGCAGGGCGTGTTGATGTTCACCCGGATGCTCGCCAACGATACCCAGTACGAGGGCATCACCGTCAACGCCGTCTCGCCCTACGTGGTCGAGAACTCCGACGAGTTCCCCGACGACCTGCCTCGGGGGCGTCCGGCCGGATTCGAGGACATCGAGCAGGCCGTCCTCTTTTTCTTGGACGAGGACAGCGACTACATCAGCGGCGAGAATATCGAAGTGGACGGCGGGTGGTTGCCCGAGGAGGTCTGACGGGACACCGATTCAAATCCCGTCCGCGTCCCACGTCCGCTCCGCCGACCATCCCTCTCGGCCCTCCTCCAGTCCGACCGCCTCGTCGATTAACTTCTCTTGCTTGCGCACCACGTCGGTCATCGTGAGGATGCCGACCATCTCCATCGACTCGACGACGGGGAGCTTTTTCACGTCCTCGTCGTGCATCTGGCGGACCGCCTTCCGCACCGTCGCGTCGGGCGCGGTCGTCACCAGCGACCCGGTGGCCGCCTTGGCGACCGGAATCTCGGGAAAGGGCCGCTCGGAGAGGTATCCGGCCTTCAGCGCGTCGGTCTCGGTGACGATACCGGCCGGGTTGCCCTCGCGCGTGACGACGGCGCTCCCGACGCCCTCGCGGAGCATTTGGCCGACCGCTTCCTGAAGCGAGGCGTCGGCGGGGACCGTCACGACCTCGGAGGTCATGGCGTCTCGAACGAGCATGTCTCTGGATTGATGGGTGATGCACGTGTTTCTTCGGGTCTATAGAATGCTATCGGTACGACGACCCTGATTGTGAACGCTTCTCGAAGCCCCCGGCCGCTGGCGGTCGCTGGCCGGCATATCCGACGGACGTAGTTGCGTCGGATAGGGGCCGACCAGCGACTGAATTGCACGCCAGCGCCCGGCCCCTTCATCCCGCCCCGTGGTCTGTTCGACTGGGCATCTGTTGGCAGTTGTTCGGTCTGCTGTTGCGGTCCGGAAACTGGCCGGTCGCTCGTTGGTTTCGTCGCCGAAATCGCCTGTCGAGTCCGAATCCGAGTTTTTCATTTTCACGACCCACTCAACAACTTCTTCAGATGCTCCGCCGAGAAGAAGGAGGTCGGCTTGTCCATGTGGACGCCGATTTCCCCGGAGAACGCCGAGAGGCCGACCTTCTGGACCTCCTCGGGGAGCGAGTAGCACTTCCGAATCCAGTGGCCGAGTTGAATCTCTCTGCTCAGGTCCTCGCGCCACGCCTCCTCGTAGTCCTGCAAGGTCTCCGGGCGCTCGGGGTCGATGACGCGGGCGGCGTGACTCGCGGCGGTCATGCCGTAGAGAATCCCGCCGCCGGTGAAGGGCTTGGTCTGGGCCGCGGCGTCGCCGATGAGGAACCCGCGCCGACTCGTCACCCGGTCGGCCGGACCGACCGGAATCATGCCCGCGCAGAAGTGGGTCGTCTCCACGTCGTACTCGTCGGTGAACTCGTCGAACAGGTCCTTGGCGGAGGGATTAGACCCCGGAGGAGCCGCGAGACCGTACTCGACACCCGAGTCTCCTCGTGGAATCCGCCACGCGAAGAATCGGGGCGCTGTCAGGTGAACGTCCACGTAGTCGCCGGGGTCGTCCTCCTCGGAGAACGCCAGCACGCCCTGTAGCTTCTCGCCGGGTTCGGGCAGGTCGAGGTCCGACCGGACCCGAGACACCGGGCCGTCACAGCCAGCGACCATCTTGGCCTCGAAAGTCTGGGTCCCCTCCGGCGTGCTGGCGGTGACCTCCACGTGGTCGGGGTACTCCTCGACCGCCGAGACGCTGTGGTTCTCCCGGAGGTCCGCCCCGGCGTCCTCGGCGGCCTCAGCCAGCAGTTTGTCGAGGCCCACGCGGTCGATGACGTTCGAGACGACCTCGCGCTTGTAGAACTGGTAGTCGTCGCTGTCCGGCCCGCCGACGTGGAAGCGCGCGCCGTAGACCTCGTTCTGGAGCAACTCGTCGCGCGCGCCGTCGGGAGTGAACTCCCAGATGTCGGTGCTGACGTGCCCGGAGCAGGCTAACGGTTTGCCGACTTCTCCGCGTTCCAAGGTCAGCACGTCGTACCCCCGCTCGGACGCTCGCCGGGAGAATCGAGACCCGGCAGGTCCCGCGCCGACGACTACGAAGTCGTACATCGCTCGGGCGTACTACCCTCCGGCCCAAGTATTCACCGCTCTGTTCGCCCCCGCCCGAAGCCTCTCGGCGCGCCGCCGAACTATCCTTCGACGTTCGGTGGTGTCTCCTGCTGAGCGAGTTGTCGCCGCCGCACGTAGTGGGTCGCCGCCGACAGCGCGAACGCCGCGACGATGAGGACGCCCCAAATCTCGTCCGGAATCGCCGACAGCGGCGGGACGCCCAAGAAGTCTCCCAGAACCAACACCGCGCTGACGACCGCCAGCGCGAGGTAGTACCGAATCCACGGGAACTCGTCTTGCGGCCGGAGGTAGCCCTCCAACTGAGCCGCGTTGCCCGAGAGTTCTACCACGCCGCGGTTCTGGTTGTAATCCACGATACCTGCGTCCGCGAGTTTCGGGAGATGCGTCTGATACAGGGACGTATAGACCGATTTCCGCTCGTTGGCCGACAGCCCCTCGACAGTCGTGTCGTTCTCCCACGCCGCCACCTGCTCGGCGAGTTCGCTCAGCTCGACCGGGCGGTCCTCCTGCTTGAGGTAATGTAGCGTGTATCGCCGCCGCCGGTTCTTCAACACGTCGAAGATGAGGTCTTCGGACAGTGTTTGTTGTTCCGGTGAGTTATCAGCCGAGCTCATGCTACCGAAATCGCTCAATCGCTTGTTGCGCCGGTGCCACCGCCACCCGTCCCATCACGGTACGCCAGTTTCTCCCGGACCGCACTTTGTTATCCAGTACTTAGCCCTCCGGGGGCCTGAACCGACCCCGGCTTACCGGCGGTAATACGGGGATTCTCTGGGTTAACGTGACGATACAGCCGCCGTATTCCGGAAAACAGTGCGGAACCGCGGAACGTTCTCAGTCGTCGGTGGCGGGCGCGGCCTGCTTCTCGCGGTCGGTCCGGGGTCCGTCCAACTCGACTTCGGGAAGCATGTCCCGGAGGTACTTCCCGGTGTGCGAACCGTCGGTTCGGGCGACTGCTTCCGGCGTTCCGGACGCCACGATTTCGCCGCCGTTCTCGCCGCCCTCGGGTCCGAGGTCCACGATGTGGTCGGCGTTCTTCACGAGGTCCAACTCGTGTTCGATGACGACCACGGTGTTGCCCTTGTCTGTCAGGCGCTGGAGGACCTCGATGAGTTTTCGCTCGTCCTCCTTGTGGAGACCCGTGGTCGGTTCGTCCAGCAGGTAGAGGGTGTCGCCGGTGTCCTTCTTGCCCAACTCCTCGGCGAGTTTGATGCGCTGGGCCTCGCCGCCAGAGAGGGTCGTGGATGGCTGGCCGAGGTTCATGTAGTCCAGTCCCACGTCTTTGAGCAGGCCGAGTCTGCGCGCGATGCGCTGGTCGTGTTCGAAGAAGTCGTAGGCTTCTT
This genomic window contains:
- a CDS encoding DUF5611 family protein; protein product: MKEYKMRRGEHLEDRVPDMKAKVEEFFGEVTGTEEHNGHELYVVDNPDNPVFEKILAGAAEYSGKKDKLAVHFEEREAEEVIAEGHADAAADAVDKKNTFLLEATGRDAKARRDSMKRQVEDDAETPDGVS
- a CDS encoding NifU family protein, coding for MTEDDDSLKARVERWLTGQMPIISMHGGESAVQKADPETGEVVVELGGACSGCAISPRTAQNIKLDLAKDFEEVKDVTVRVADDGTGQWDIDQPESVMGIDRNEGGRGGRGEGSPNSDHF
- a CDS encoding LVIVD repeat-containing protein translates to MQRRAFLRGVAGSVALGAVGTTAGVGTAHPGPYSPLGSIPVKNAKETVPDPSGDFAYVATTDGFGVVDVQIPSDPRLVFEERNLISERETGPLRLVQDLKVDDDRLVVAGPANPIQGEVLQGFVLYDVSDPENPSRMAFHETDFPIHNCFLRDGVVYLTGNGAETNALVMVDVSDGNPNEIGRWSLTSRDETWSEVASGLWTLHDVWVQDGLAYLSHWDAGTYIVDVSDPTDPQFRTRIGGRPLEELRAIPDDEAHAQVISLPGNAHYAMANDDGSLLGINKEAWAAGGEGGPGSLQLWDTSDLSNPRKLSTIDAPATSDSSIDGTWTTSHNFDIVGDRLFSSWYQGGVKIHDISNPANPTQLAWWRMPDEASFWTAKRATERFFVASSYGQRSNGKGGLYTFPIEDARNKPQKDPPSLTATGENRSGNSATETPAETPTPTTEEAALAGETTANADSSAGSAPGFGLPAGIAALVGAGAWQKYRQ
- a CDS encoding ROK family protein — its product is MAYYVGVDLGATNVRAAVADDEGDVVSVHRANTPNGPTGIAVTEAVLECIREACEGADIDPARVRSAGIGSIGPLDLADGAIDGPANLPDTIDRIPLTGPVGELIDSDQVYLHNDTIAGVIGERFYSDRNPDDMVYLTISSGIGAGVCVDGQVLSGWDGNAGEVGHMVVDPRGRRTCGCGRDGHWEAYCSGNNIPEYAKLLAEDARSLDTDLPLDDPEFSAIDVFESAGDDDFADHVIDQLAHWNALGVSNIVQAYAPLVVYVGGAVALNNEDLVVDPIRERVGDMVFNNVPDVQLTNLGDDVVLKGAIASALTGGTGDRTSSVV
- a CDS encoding universal stress protein translates to MALDTILLAVGPGDADRTEELAAAVSEVAGPTGAHVVLAHVFTDEEFDGVVSNLDYDPDGEIDPDEVAQRHATVRHLTRSFDDAGVEYSVRGRVGDHGETIVELAKEVDADRVVVGGRKRSPAGKAVFGSTAQEVMLNAPCPVTFVRGD
- a CDS encoding SDR family oxidoreductase, with the translated sequence MIRPDLSDRIALVTGSAKGVGREVLLALADRGASVAVHYRSSEDAADETADRALDRGAPEATTVQGDVADPDDVDAMFDAVEDELGTVDVLVNNVGPFAPKHWEDIPFEEWNTVLQANVNGTYLCCKRALPGMRESAWGRIVNIGYASAEKGLMSPKNAPYFIAKQGVLMFTRMLANDTQYEGITVNAVSPYVVENSDEFPDDLPRGRPAGFEDIEQAVLFFLDEDSDYISGENIEVDGGWLPEEV
- a CDS encoding CBS domain-containing protein; protein product: MLVRDAMTSEVVTVPADASLQEAVGQMLREGVGSAVVTREGNPAGIVTETDALKAGYLSERPFPEIPVAKAATGSLVTTAPDATVRKAVRQMHDEDVKKLPVVESMEMVGILTMTDVVRKQEKLIDEAVGLEEGREGWSAERTWDADGI
- a CDS encoding geranylgeranyl reductase family protein: MYDFVVVGAGPAGSRFSRRASERGYDVLTLERGEVGKPLACSGHVSTDIWEFTPDGARDELLQNEVYGARFHVGGPDSDDYQFYKREVVSNVIDRVGLDKLLAEAAEDAGADLRENHSVSAVEEYPDHVEVTASTPEGTQTFEAKMVAGCDGPVSRVRSDLDLPEPGEKLQGVLAFSEEDDPGDYVDVHLTAPRFFAWRIPRGDSGVEYGLAAPPGSNPSAKDLFDEFTDEYDVETTHFCAGMIPVGPADRVTSRRGFLIGDAAAQTKPFTGGGILYGMTAASHAARVIDPERPETLQDYEEAWREDLSREIQLGHWIRKCYSLPEEVQKVGLSAFSGEIGVHMDKPTSFFSAEHLKKLLSGS
- a CDS encoding DUF7344 domain-containing protein, with the protein product MSSADNSPEQQTLSEDLIFDVLKNRRRRYTLHYLKQEDRPVELSELAEQVAAWENDTTVEGLSANERKSVYTSLYQTHLPKLADAGIVDYNQNRGVVELSGNAAQLEGYLRPQDEFPWIRYYLALAVVSAVLVLGDFLGVPPLSAIPDEIWGVLIVAAFALSAATHYVRRRQLAQQETPPNVEG